Proteins encoded together in one Octopus bimaculoides isolate UCB-OBI-ISO-001 chromosome 24, ASM119413v2, whole genome shotgun sequence window:
- the LOC128250680 gene encoding tigger transposable element-derived protein 1-like — MDPKKVSAKDRAEKEKLITIELKKEIIDKHERRVRVVDIARKYDRSTSTICAILKKKDEIKAITTAKGVSRFSKQHTSVHERMEKLLLLWFNEKQLAGETITETIICEKARPLSGALLNQNPGTSMEETLGDAFKISRGWFDYFKKRTGVHSVVRYGEAASSDRKAAENFVREFRHLIATEEYIAQRVSSCDETGLFWKKMPRRSDITAENKMPGHQPKDRLTLTLYANASGDLNVKPLFVYHSENP, encoded by the coding sequence ATGGATCCTAAGAAGGTTAGTGCAAAGGATCGTGCTGAGAAGGAAAAGCTGATTACgatagaattgaagaaggaaatcattgataaacaCGAGAGAAGAGTGCGTGTAGTGGACATAGCACGTAAATACGACCGAAGCACGTCGACGATCTGTGCTATCCTGAAGAAAAAGGACGAGATCAAGGCCATTACAACAGCAAAGGGTGTCTCCAGGTTCTCTAAGCAACACACATCTGTCCACGAAAGgatggaaaaattgcttctcCTGTGGTTCAACGAGAAGCAACTCGCAGGGGAGACGATTACGGAGACCATCATCTGCGAGAAAGCGCGACCGCTGTCTGGGGCTCTCCTGAATCAGAACCCTGGAACATCGATGGAGGAGACATTAGGAGACGCATTTAAGATCAGTCGCGGCTGGTTTGATTATTTCAAGAAGAGGACTGGTGTTCATAGTGTCGTTAGGTATGGAGAAGCAGCGAGTTCTGACAGGAAGGCAGCTGAAAATTTCGTGCGTGAATTCCGTCACCTCATCGCAACTGAGGAGTACATCGCACAACGGGTATCCAGCTGTGATGAAACTGGCCTGTTTTGGAAAAAGATGCCCAGAAGATCTGACATAACTGCAGAGAATAAAATGCCAGGCCACCAGCCTAAAGATAGGCTAACTCTCACCCTTTATGCCAATGCCAGTGGAGACTTGAATGTTAAACCCCTCTTTGTCTACCATTCCGAAAACCCATGA